A single region of the Garra rufa chromosome 20, GarRuf1.0, whole genome shotgun sequence genome encodes:
- the LOC141294334 gene encoding thrombospondin type-1 domain-containing protein 7B-like, with the protein MAFLKDEITFVFSLWASLLYVALMSRPLGAEAPKRSQYIWKTGVWGVCVANDCGSVGLQSRSVWCVHSEGWSTHQSNCFPSDRPAHQRVCVKMCEWQKDLFEWRLSPWGPCTPSPLLPANRCVTAQRGAQSRDVVCVKRTNGTTVSQHVCEAFSAVPEREQACLLPCPIDCVVSAFTHWSTCSRTCGSALQQRTRHVLAAPLYGGADCPSLTQTRPCNHDNAHPALCPSDQQEYSFSLWVGPWSPCRLKGTAPVGKTTVDFGFGLDGRKTVKASYTIKRHIESDHHQNHYDERGHKVSWEITIGYQTRQLRCTRSDGKNAMLRCVSVSEVLPCYSDCSQYVWEVESWSMCVLNPPNNLTNAGPTQPVCGEGFRTGTIRCLKRGGDNQDEIADDSLCDQEEKPIGVEPCLLPCPAHCVTSEWSQWTKCTVDCNDGDLRWRSRSVLRWPEGDHTCPDLNQTQACVNMTCLKYSYVYSDWSSCQLSENAVCGRGVKTRLLNCVRSDGKLVELSMCKELGPSRGKLSAPCEVGCPVNCLITEWSTWSECSHTCGSQSQMTRSRVVLQPTGEGGRPCPSQLSQTRPCPIRPCYSWRLGDWRPCMVEGADCGEGVSRREVSCVVHWGSLSGPPQPVPVEDQMCVGNSQKVSETELLQLCAIPCPGECHLTKWSQWSSCQLLCLDGRSFETWGRQARSRAVVTQVPENQDSCPSQMYETRPCRGGTCLSYEWMSGEWRHNRRLVWCQRSDGVNVTGGCIAQNQPSAVRQCHPPCTKPFSFCTQNGVCGCEKGFTEVMTSYGFLDYCTRTPGLDHRKADVKTTTGRLRPEHARNKNHIKDWVLQPLGPDGRVKLWVYGLMAGGFVVILLLIIMSFLLCKNPEDSPSSSPQKALALAYDGDVDM; encoded by the exons GTGTATGGGGTGTATGCGTGGCCAACGATTGCGGTTCGGTCGGGCTCCAGAGTCGTTCGGTGTGGTGTGTCCATTCTGAAGGCTGGAGCACGCATCAGTCCAACTGCTTTCCGTCCGATCGGCCCGCGCACCAGAGAGTGTGTGTGAAGATGTGCGAGTGGCAAAAGGATCTGTTTGAGTGGCGCTTGTCTCCTTGGGGTCCCTGCACCCCGAGTCCTCTCCTCCCAGCCAATCGATGTGTGACCGCTCAGCGTGGAGCACAAAGCCGAGATGTGGTGTGTGTGAAGCGTACTAACGGCACCACGGTGAGCCAGCATGTGTGTGAAGCCTTTTCCGCAGTGCCGGAACGAGAGCAGGCGTGTTTGTTACCCTGCCCGATCGACTGCGTCGTCTCCGCCTTCACTCACTGGTCCACCTGCAGCCGCACCTGTGGGTCAGCCCTCCAGCAGCGCACCAGACACGTGCTGGCGGCGCCCCTTTATGGAGGAGCAGACTGTCCCAGCCTCACCCAGACACGTCCCTGTAACCATGACAACGCCCACCCTGCCCTCTGTCCCTCTGACCAACAGGAATACAGTTTTAGTTTGTGGGTGGGGCCCTGGAGCCCCTGCAGACTTAAAGGAACGGCGCCTGTTGGAAAGACGACGGTCGACTTTGGTTTCGGGCTTGATGGGAGAAAAACAGTCAAAGCCTCGTATACTATCAAACGCCACATTGAGAGTGATCATCACCAAAATCATTATGATGAAAGAGGCCACAAAGTATCCTGGGAAATCACCATTGGCTATCAGACTCGGCAGCTGCGCTGTACGAGGAGTGATGGGAAGAATGCCATGCTAAGGTGTGTGTCT GTGTCTGAGGTACTGCCCTGTTACTCTGACTGCAGTCAGTATGTGTGGGAAGTGGAGTCCTGGTCCATGTGTGTCCTAAACCCACCAAACAATCTCACAAATGCTGGACCTACCCAGCCTGTGTGCGGAGAGGGCTTCCGGACCGGAACAATCCG TTGCTTGAAAAGGGGAGGAGACAACCAAGATGAGATTGCGGATGACTCATTGTGCGACCAGGAGGAAAAGCCAATCGGAGTCGAGCCCTGTCTACTGCCGTGCCCCGCCCACTGTGTGACATCAGAGTGGAGCCAATGGACCAAATGTACCGTG GATTGTAATGATGGTGATTTAAGGTGGAGGAGTAGAAGTGTCTTGAGATGGCCAGAAGGAGATCATACCTGTCCTGATCTAAACCAGACTCAAGCCTGTGTCAATATGACCTGTCTCAAATACTCCTACGTTTACTCAG ATTGGAGTAGCTGTCAGCTCAGTGAAAACGCTGTTTGTGGCCGAGGGGTTAAGACCAGACTCCTGAACTGTGTCCGCAGCGACGGGAAGCTGGTGGAACTGAGCATGTGCAAAGAG ttGGGTCCTTCACGTGGAAAGCTCTCTGCCCCCTGTGAGGTGGGCTGTCCTGTTAATTGCCTGATTACAGAGTGGTCCACCTGGTCAGAATGTTCACACACCTGCGGAAGCCAAA GTCAAATGACACGCTCCAGGGTCGTTTTGCAGCCTACCGGTGAGGGAGGTCGTCCCTGTCCATCTCAGCTCTCCCAGACTCGCCCGTGTCCCATCAGGCCGTGCTACAGCTGGAGACTAGGGGACTGGAGACCATGCATGGTGGAG GGAGCCGACTGTGGCGAGGGAGTAAGTCGGAGGGAAGTATCCTGTGTAGTGCACTGGGGTTCTCTTTCAGGTCCTCCTCAGCCCGTTCCAGTAGAGGATCAAATGTGTGTAGGAAATTCACAGAAAGTCAGCGAGACTGAGTTACTGCAGCTCTGCGCAATCCCTTGTCCAG GAGAATGTCATCTAACCAAATGGTCGCAGTGGAGTTCGTGTCAGCTGCTGTGTTTGGATGGGAGGAGTTTTGAGACGTGGGGTCGACAGGCTCGTTCTAGAGCCGTAGTCACACAGGTCCCGGAGAACCAGGACAGCTGTCCCAGCCAGATGTATGAGACGCGGCCATGCCGAG GAGGAACGTGTCTTAGTTATGAATGGATGAGCGGTGAATGGAGGCATAACCGTAGACTGGTGTGGTGCCAGCGCTCTGATGGAGTCAACGTCACAG GAGGCTGCATTGCTCAGAACCAGCCCTCTGCTGTTCGACAGTGTCACCCTCCCTGCACCAAACCCTTCTCCTTCTGCACACAG AATGGAGTCTGTGGTTGTGAGAAAGGCTTCACAGAGGTCATGACCTCCTATGGGTTCCTTGACTACTGTACCAGAACCCCAGGGTTGGACCATAGGAAGGCAGATGTGAAGACCACCACAGGCCGTCTTAGACCAGAACACGCTCGGAACAAGAACCACATCAAGGACTGGGTGCTTCAGCCTCTTGGACCAG ATGGCCGTGTGAAGTTGTGGGTATATGGGCTGATGGCGGGCGGTTTTGTGGTGATCCTCCTTCTCATCATTATGTCCTTCTTACTATG TAAAAACCCAGAGGACAGTCCCAGTAGCAGTCCGCAGAAGGCACTGGCTCTGGCGTATGATGGAGACGTGGATATGTGA